Part of the Nitrospirota bacterium genome, CTGCCAGTCCACGCTTGTGCAATAACATCGTTATCGCTGCCGTCAGTGTAGTCTTACCATGATCTACATGACCTATAGTACCTACGTTTATGTGCGGCTTCTTCCTCTCAAACTTAGCCTTTGACATGTCCCGTCCTCCTTATTTTAAGCACCGT contains:
- the tuf gene encoding elongation factor Tu (EF-Tu; promotes GTP-dependent binding of aminoacyl-tRNA to the A-site of ribosomes during protein biosynthesis; when the tRNA anticodon matches the mRNA codon, GTP hydrolysis results; the inactive EF-Tu-GDP leaves the ribosome and release of GDP is promoted by elongation factor Ts; many prokaryotes have two copies of the gene encoding EF-Tu), encoding MSKAKFERKKPHINVGTIGHVDHGKTTLTAAITMLLHKRGLA